A portion of the Streptomyces sp. YPW6 genome contains these proteins:
- a CDS encoding oxygenase MpaB family protein — MDKAAPGSGVRERLGRSLFARVAGPSGPENRARIHQTPGPRWFGPDRPVRRVHGDASMFIGGLRALLLQSLHPLAMAAVAGHSGFRGDPWGRLQRTSTFLAVTTFGTAEHAQEAVDRVRSVHASVRGTAPSGEPYHAADPHLLCWVHIAEVDSFLRAHQRYGAQPLDGPGCDGYIHDMATVAHALGIPDPPHDRAELTARIAAYRPELRATREALDAARFILLHPPLPWPARPPYAVLAANAVAALPPWAREPLRLPRVPGVEEVCVRPAGRALTRTIRWAMTPPVGG, encoded by the coding sequence ATGGACAAGGCGGCGCCCGGCTCCGGGGTACGGGAACGGCTCGGCAGGAGCCTCTTCGCGCGCGTGGCGGGGCCTTCCGGGCCGGAGAACCGCGCCCGGATCCACCAGACCCCCGGCCCCCGCTGGTTCGGGCCCGACCGGCCGGTGCGGCGGGTGCACGGGGACGCGTCCATGTTCATCGGGGGGTTGCGCGCCCTGCTGCTCCAGTCGCTGCACCCCCTCGCCATGGCGGCCGTCGCGGGCCACTCGGGGTTCCGGGGCGATCCGTGGGGGCGGCTCCAGCGGACCAGCACCTTCCTCGCGGTGACCACGTTCGGCACGGCCGAACACGCCCAGGAGGCGGTGGACCGCGTGCGGTCCGTGCACGCGTCGGTGCGCGGGACCGCCCCGTCCGGGGAGCCGTACCACGCGGCCGACCCGCACCTTCTGTGCTGGGTGCACATCGCCGAGGTGGACAGCTTCCTCCGCGCCCACCAGCGGTACGGGGCACAGCCGCTGGACGGGCCGGGGTGTGACGGGTACATCCACGACATGGCGACGGTGGCCCACGCCCTCGGCATCCCCGACCCGCCGCACGACCGGGCGGAGCTGACCGCCCGCATCGCCGCCTACCGCCCGGAGCTGCGTGCCACCCGGGAGGCCCTGGACGCGGCCCGCTTCATCCTGCTGCACCCGCCGCTGCCCTGGCCGGCCCGTCCCCCGTACGCCGTACTCGCCGCGAACGCCGTGGCCGCGCTCCCGCCGTGGGCCCGGGAGCCGTTGCGGCTGCCCCGGGTACCGGGGGTCGAGGAGGTCTGCGTACGGCCCGCCGGAAGGGCCCTGACCCGGACCATCCGGTGGGCGATGACCCCGCCTGTGGGCGGCTGA